A genomic window from Agrobacterium tumefaciens includes:
- a CDS encoding ABC transporter ATP-binding protein — protein sequence MADHLLDVRNLSVEFHTASGVVHAVKDVSYHIDRGETLAILGESGSGKSVSSSAIMNLIDMPPGHISSGQILLDGKDLLTMPAEARREVNGRRIAMIFQDPLSHLNPVYTVGWQIREAMTTHGMGKAEAEAEARRLVARVGIPDPDGALRKYPHEFSGGQRQRVMIAMALALQPDLLIADEPTTALDVTVQAEVLSLLKELQRETGMAVLIITHDLGVVAEIADRVVVMEKGVLVEAGTVREVYRNPQHPYTRKLISAAPGRGEMHEPQAVGEALLSVRDVRKRYGAFEALKGVSFDLMAGETIAVVGESGSGKSTLARILLRLDEPDSGSALWKGRDLFKLPPAELFALRRDLQMVFQDPTQSLNPRMTVFQLISEAWVIHPEILPKARWRERVAELLHQVGLSPEHMRRYPHQFSGGQRQRIAIARALALEPKLIICDEAVSALDVSVQAQVIALLDKLRREMGLSFIFIAHDLPVVRDFADHVMVMQRGEVVEFGSVRQVFEAPREEYTRALLSASLDPDPDMHSARGPADAGHVIGNSSGVLS from the coding sequence ATGGCTGACCATCTTCTCGACGTGCGCAATCTTTCCGTGGAGTTTCACACCGCAAGCGGTGTCGTCCATGCGGTCAAGGATGTTTCCTACCATATCGACCGTGGCGAAACGCTGGCGATCCTCGGTGAAAGCGGCTCCGGCAAATCGGTATCGTCCTCAGCCATTATGAACCTCATCGACATGCCGCCCGGACATATCAGCAGCGGCCAGATATTGCTTGACGGCAAAGACCTTCTGACCATGCCGGCAGAAGCGCGCCGCGAGGTCAACGGCCGGCGCATCGCCATGATCTTTCAGGATCCGCTCAGCCATCTCAATCCCGTCTATACTGTCGGCTGGCAGATCCGTGAGGCGATGACCACCCATGGCATGGGCAAGGCGGAAGCTGAGGCGGAGGCAAGGCGGCTTGTCGCGCGTGTCGGCATTCCCGATCCGGATGGCGCCTTGAGGAAATATCCGCATGAATTTTCCGGCGGCCAACGCCAGCGCGTCATGATCGCCATGGCGCTGGCGCTGCAGCCCGACCTGCTGATCGCCGACGAACCGACCACCGCGCTTGACGTGACGGTGCAGGCGGAGGTGCTGTCCCTGCTCAAGGAGCTGCAGCGGGAAACCGGTATGGCCGTACTCATCATCACCCATGATCTCGGCGTCGTCGCCGAAATCGCCGACCGGGTAGTGGTGATGGAAAAGGGCGTGCTGGTGGAAGCCGGCACGGTTCGCGAGGTCTATCGCAATCCGCAGCACCCCTATACCCGCAAGCTTATCAGCGCCGCCCCCGGCCGGGGCGAAATGCACGAGCCGCAGGCGGTGGGCGAAGCGCTGCTCAGCGTGCGTGACGTGCGCAAGCGGTACGGCGCATTCGAAGCGCTGAAGGGGGTTTCCTTTGATCTGATGGCTGGTGAGACTATTGCTGTCGTTGGGGAAAGTGGTTCCGGCAAGTCAACGCTGGCGCGCATTCTGCTGCGGCTCGATGAGCCGGATTCGGGCAGCGCCTTGTGGAAGGGCCGCGATCTCTTCAAGCTTCCGCCTGCGGAACTCTTTGCGCTCCGGCGTGATCTGCAAATGGTGTTTCAGGACCCCACCCAGTCGCTTAATCCCCGCATGACGGTGTTCCAATTGATTTCCGAGGCCTGGGTTATCCATCCGGAGATATTGCCCAAGGCAAGATGGCGCGAGCGGGTCGCCGAATTGCTGCATCAGGTCGGCCTGTCTCCGGAACATATGCGCCGTTATCCCCACCAGTTCTCCGGTGGCCAGCGGCAGCGGATCGCGATTGCCCGTGCCTTGGCGCTTGAGCCGAAGCTCATCATCTGCGATGAGGCGGTCTCGGCGCTTGACGTTTCGGTTCAGGCGCAGGTCATCGCGCTTCTGGACAAGCTGCGCCGCGAAATGGGCCTCTCCTTCATCTTTATCGCGCATGACCTGCCGGTGGTTCGCGATTTCGCCGATCACGTCATGGTCATGCAGCGCGGCGAGGTAGTGGAATTCGGCAGCGTCCGGCAGGTTTTCGAGGCGCCGCGCGAGGAGTATACCCGCGCGCTGCTTTCGGCGAGCCTCGATCCCGACCCCGATATGCATTCCGCGCGCGGCCCGGCGGATGCCGGCCATGTCATCGGAAATTCAAGTGGAGTTCTTTCATGA
- a CDS encoding ABC transporter permease produces the protein MSLLNADTEIIDEPSFAMRMLRMLWADKFALCAAIFLVVIVILAFVGPAWLGDLATKQNLRGRNLAPFDWQREWYFWLGADALGRSLLARIVAATQNTLMIAAGAVLLSAVTGTVLGLIAGFSSNRVGQIIMRLADVIMSFPSLLIAVIVLYLLGSSILNLMLVLAITRIPVYIRTTRAEVLEVRERMFVQAARVMGASGKRILFRHILPVVLPTLTTLATLDFAYVMLAESALSFLGIGIQPPEITWGLMISQGRQYLTNAWWLSFWPGLAIILTTLSLNLLSNWLRIALDPVQRWRLEMKGRKHG, from the coding sequence ATGAGCCTTTTGAACGCCGATACCGAGATCATCGATGAGCCGTCCTTTGCAATGCGCATGCTGCGCATGTTGTGGGCGGATAAATTCGCACTCTGTGCCGCGATCTTCCTCGTCGTCATCGTCATACTCGCCTTTGTCGGCCCGGCCTGGCTTGGCGATCTCGCGACGAAACAGAACCTGCGCGGACGTAATCTCGCGCCGTTCGACTGGCAGCGTGAATGGTACTTCTGGCTGGGAGCGGATGCGCTCGGCCGCTCGCTTCTGGCGCGCATCGTCGCCGCCACGCAAAACACGCTGATGATCGCCGCCGGCGCCGTGCTTCTCTCCGCTGTCACCGGGACAGTGCTTGGCCTCATCGCCGGTTTTTCCTCAAACCGCGTCGGCCAGATCATCATGCGGCTTGCCGATGTGATCATGTCGTTTCCGTCGCTGCTGATCGCGGTCATCGTGCTTTATCTGCTCGGTTCCTCCATCCTCAACCTGATGCTTGTTCTGGCGATCACCCGCATTCCCGTTTACATCCGCACCACAAGGGCCGAGGTGCTGGAGGTGCGCGAGCGCATGTTCGTGCAGGCGGCAAGGGTGATGGGCGCATCGGGCAAACGCATTCTGTTCCGCCACATCTTGCCCGTGGTGCTGCCAACGCTGACGACGCTTGCGACGCTCGATTTCGCTTATGTAATGCTGGCGGAAAGCGCATTGTCCTTCCTTGGCATCGGCATTCAGCCGCCGGAAATCACCTGGGGCCTGATGATTTCGCAGGGGCGGCAATATCTCACCAATGCCTGGTGGCTGTCCTTCTGGCCGGGCCTTGCCATCATCCTCACCACCCTGTCGCTCAACCTGCTTTCCAACTGGCTGCGCATCGCGCTAGACCCCGTGCAACGCTGGCGGCTGGAAATGAAAGGCCGCAAGCATGGCTGA
- a CDS encoding ABC transporter permease gives MLSFIRKRSVASLISLIGLIVMVFFLSRLTGDPAALFLPVEASEELKQQFRALHGLNDPLMVQFLRYAGDVMTGDLGESLRKARPALDVVLEAFNWTLWLAVITMSLVTTAAIVVGSLAAFRSGGFFDRMASTISLVGASVPDFWLAIVAIVVFSVNLAWLPTSGTGSVLHWILPISVLFVRPFGIIVQVVRGSMIGALSSAYVKTARAKGVKSGPIIFIHALRNAMLPVITVIGDQAASLLNGAVIVETIFGFPGVGKLMIDSILQRDFNVVLAAILVTALAIFLMNVLIDIAYALLDPRIRH, from the coding sequence ATGCTGAGCTTCATCCGAAAACGTTCCGTTGCGAGCCTGATCTCCCTGATCGGCCTCATCGTGATGGTTTTCTTCCTGTCCCGCCTGACGGGTGATCCGGCCGCGCTGTTTTTGCCGGTGGAGGCCTCGGAGGAATTGAAGCAGCAGTTTCGCGCGCTGCATGGGCTGAACGATCCGCTGATGGTGCAATTCCTGCGTTATGCGGGTGATGTGATGACGGGTGATCTGGGTGAATCGCTCCGAAAAGCCCGCCCGGCGCTGGATGTGGTGCTGGAGGCTTTCAACTGGACGCTCTGGCTCGCGGTCATCACCATGTCGCTGGTTACCACTGCGGCCATCGTTGTCGGCTCGCTTGCGGCTTTCCGGTCCGGTGGCTTTTTCGACCGCATGGCCTCGACCATTTCGCTCGTCGGCGCTTCGGTTCCGGATTTCTGGCTGGCAATCGTGGCGATCGTCGTTTTTTCCGTCAATCTCGCATGGCTGCCCACATCAGGCACGGGCTCGGTGCTGCACTGGATATTGCCGATCTCGGTGTTGTTCGTGCGCCCCTTCGGTATCATTGTGCAGGTGGTGCGCGGCTCGATGATCGGGGCTTTGTCGTCGGCTTACGTGAAAACGGCGCGCGCCAAGGGTGTGAAATCCGGGCCGATCATCTTCATCCATGCCCTGCGCAACGCCATGCTTCCCGTCATCACCGTCATCGGCGATCAGGCCGCAAGCCTTCTCAATGGCGCCGTCATCGTTGAAACCATCTTCGGGTTTCCGGGTGTCGGCAAGCTGATGATCGATTCCATTCTTCAGCGCGATTTCAACGTCGTTCTGGCCGCCATTCTCGTGACGGCGCTGGCGATCTTCCTGATGAACGTACTGATCGATATCGCCTATGCGCTGCTCGATCCGCGTATCCGGCACTGA
- a CDS encoding ABC transporter substrate-binding protein: MKKSLIAGALVLGSLSAAVSPALAASGPIKIVLAEEADLLEPCMATRSNIGRIIMENVSETLTELDVRGKNGVQPRLAEKWEQNADGSWRFHLREGVKFSDGTTFDAKDVKHSFERIMSDKNACESRRYFGGMTVTPSIVDDHTIDFKTDPAQPILPLLMSLVTIVPEETKMEFIREPVGTGPYKLTNWTPGQQIVLTARDDYWGKKPQVTEATYLFRADPSVRAAMVQTGEADLSPSISQLDATNSKTDFSYLDSETVYMRLDHNIAPLNDVRVRRALNLAIDRQAFLGTLVPEGAVLATALVPPTTLGWNPDVKVFPYDPDGAKKLLEEAKAAGVKVDTPITIIARTANFPNVTEIMEAIQQQLQDVGFKIDLKFVEVAEHESYYSKPFKEGRGPQIVAAMHDNSKGDPSFTMFFKYATKGTQSGFSDPKVDDLIERASAAVGDERAKLWSELIAYLHDDVVADVLLFHMVGFSRVSERLDFKPTIATNSMLQLSEIGIK; the protein is encoded by the coding sequence ATGAAGAAGTCATTGATTGCGGGCGCCCTTGTTTTGGGTTCCCTCAGCGCTGCGGTTTCGCCGGCGCTTGCGGCATCGGGGCCGATCAAGATCGTGCTGGCGGAAGAGGCTGACCTGCTGGAGCCCTGCATGGCGACCCGCTCCAACATTGGCCGCATCATCATGGAAAATGTCAGCGAGACGCTGACCGAGCTCGATGTGCGCGGCAAGAACGGCGTTCAGCCGCGGCTTGCCGAAAAATGGGAGCAGAATGCCGATGGAAGCTGGCGCTTCCATCTGCGTGAAGGCGTGAAGTTCTCTGACGGCACCACCTTCGACGCCAAGGACGTGAAGCACAGCTTCGAGCGTATCATGAGCGACAAGAACGCCTGCGAATCCCGCCGTTATTTTGGTGGCATGACGGTGACGCCTTCGATTGTTGACGACCACACGATCGACTTCAAGACAGACCCGGCCCAGCCCATTCTGCCGTTGCTGATGTCGCTGGTCACCATCGTTCCTGAAGAAACCAAGATGGAATTCATCCGCGAGCCTGTCGGTACCGGACCTTACAAGCTGACCAACTGGACGCCGGGCCAGCAGATCGTTCTGACTGCACGTGACGATTATTGGGGCAAGAAGCCGCAGGTGACGGAAGCGACATATCTTTTCCGTGCCGATCCTTCGGTTCGCGCTGCCATGGTGCAGACCGGCGAGGCCGATCTTTCGCCCTCCATTTCCCAGCTCGACGCGACCAATTCGAAGACCGATTTTTCCTATCTTGATAGCGAGACGGTTTATATGCGCCTCGACCACAACATCGCGCCGCTAAACGATGTGCGGGTGCGCCGCGCGCTCAACCTCGCCATCGACCGTCAGGCCTTCCTCGGCACGCTGGTTCCGGAAGGTGCAGTGCTGGCGACCGCGCTGGTTCCGCCGACGACGCTTGGCTGGAACCCCGACGTCAAGGTTTTCCCTTACGACCCTGACGGCGCAAAGAAGCTTCTGGAAGAAGCGAAAGCTGCCGGTGTGAAGGTGGATACGCCGATCACCATCATCGCACGCACGGCGAATTTCCCGAATGTCACCGAAATCATGGAGGCGATCCAGCAGCAATTGCAGGACGTCGGCTTCAAGATCGACCTGAAATTCGTGGAAGTGGCCGAACACGAGAGCTATTATTCCAAGCCTTTCAAGGAAGGTCGTGGACCGCAGATCGTCGCTGCCATGCACGACAATTCCAAGGGCGATCCGTCTTTCACCATGTTCTTCAAATATGCCACCAAGGGCACGCAGTCCGGCTTCTCGGATCCCAAGGTGGATGACCTGATCGAACGCGCCTCCGCAGCCGTCGGTGACGAGCGCGCCAAGCTCTGGTCCGAACTCATCGCCTATTTGCATGATGATGTCGTGGCCGATGTGCTGCTGTTCCATATGGTCGGTTTCTCCCGCGTTTCCGAACGTCTGGACTTCAAGCCCACCATCGCCACCAACTCGATGCTGCAGCTTTCGGAAATCGGCATCAAATAA
- a CDS encoding sialidase family protein codes for MTPDDIAHAMTGAIRATSEKRQEALLPSPMIQNHASFLHLADDGALLCAWFGGTLEGKSDISIFASVLMPGATSWGAPQRLSHDPAHSEQNPVLFTAPDGALWLFHTAQPSGNQDECRIRMARVTRDATAPEKLISEEGRFLDLPKGCFIRAPLRIRDDGAWLLPIFRCIQRPGQKWNGSHDTAALGISKDNGLTWHLQDLGDSTGCVHMSPVVGSNTRYSAFFRRRQADFVYRTESADGGRSWSKPQPTDVPNNNSSIAAIKLGDGRLAMICNPVSAAQSSDRRASLYDELGEDDGRPEADPTGGCVPVWGVSRAPVSICISDDDGRSFPIRILIEDGPGTCLSNDSTDGRNLEMSYPWLLEAPDGTLHASYTYHRRAIKYVRLAPGWAEAKDEEKR; via the coding sequence ATGACCCCTGATGACATCGCTCACGCCATGACCGGAGCCATCCGCGCCACGTCAGAAAAACGGCAGGAAGCGCTTCTGCCGTCGCCGATGATCCAGAACCACGCAAGCTTTCTGCACTTGGCTGATGACGGCGCTTTGCTGTGCGCGTGGTTCGGCGGCACGCTGGAAGGAAAATCGGATATTTCGATCTTCGCTTCCGTGCTGATGCCCGGCGCTACCAGCTGGGGCGCACCACAGCGCCTGAGCCACGATCCTGCCCATTCCGAACAGAACCCGGTTCTTTTCACCGCGCCGGATGGCGCCCTCTGGCTGTTTCACACCGCCCAGCCCTCCGGCAATCAAGACGAATGCCGCATCCGCATGGCGCGTGTCACCCGTGATGCGACGGCACCGGAAAAGCTCATCTCCGAAGAGGGGCGTTTTCTCGATCTCCCGAAGGGCTGCTTCATCCGCGCGCCGCTGCGCATTCGTGATGACGGCGCCTGGCTGCTGCCGATCTTCCGCTGCATCCAGCGCCCCGGCCAGAAATGGAACGGCAGCCACGATACGGCAGCGCTTGGCATATCCAAGGACAATGGCCTGACGTGGCACTTGCAAGACCTAGGAGATTCGACCGGCTGCGTGCATATGAGTCCTGTTGTGGGCAGTAATACGCGCTATTCCGCCTTCTTCCGTCGCCGGCAGGCCGATTTCGTTTACCGCACGGAAAGCGCCGATGGCGGCCGCTCCTGGTCAAAGCCGCAGCCGACCGACGTGCCGAACAACAATTCCTCCATCGCCGCAATCAAGCTCGGTGACGGCCGGCTGGCGATGATCTGCAATCCCGTCAGCGCCGCGCAATCGAGCGACCGGCGCGCCTCGCTTTATGACGAGCTTGGAGAGGATGACGGCAGGCCGGAGGCCGATCCGACAGGCGGATGCGTGCCCGTCTGGGGCGTGTCGCGCGCGCCGGTTTCCATCTGCATCTCCGATGACGATGGGCGCAGCTTCCCCATCCGTATCCTGATCGAAGATGGTCCAGGCACCTGCCTGTCGAACGATTCGACTGACGGCCGCAATCTGGAAATGTCCTATCCATGGCTTCTGGAAGCGCCGGACGGTACGCTGCACGCAAGCTACACCTATCATCGCCGCGCAATCAAATATGTCCGGCTGGCGCCCGGCTGGGCCGAGGCCAAGGACGAGGAAAAAAGATGA
- the pdxA gene encoding 4-hydroxythreonine-4-phosphate dehydrogenase PdxA, which produces MSNIIGITMGDPCGVGPEVTVRALAEMSAPDRAATRIYGNLATLLAARDALGVDIDLSQHVVDLPIEGAPLPWGTLSPVAGDAAFRFIEKAVRDAEAGAIGCIVTAPINKEALNLAGHHYDGHTGMLRSLTGSSAAYMLLASERLKVIHVSTHVSLQDAIRRATTERVLATIRAGNAHLKRIGYERPRIAVAGINPHCGENGLFGTEDDDQIAPAVAAARAEGIEVQGPISADTVFHRAYSGAFDLVVAQYHDQGHIPIKLVAFDTAVNVSVDLPIDRTSVDHGTAFDIAGKGIANHGNMNEAIAYARKLVAGKSAKG; this is translated from the coding sequence ATGAGCAATATTATTGGCATCACCATGGGCGACCCCTGCGGCGTAGGCCCTGAGGTCACCGTCAGGGCGCTGGCTGAAATGTCCGCGCCTGACCGGGCCGCGACGCGGATTTACGGCAACCTCGCCACGCTTCTGGCGGCGCGGGATGCGCTTGGCGTTGACATTGATCTCTCGCAGCATGTGGTTGATCTGCCCATCGAGGGCGCGCCGCTGCCCTGGGGTACGCTGTCGCCGGTGGCTGGTGACGCCGCTTTCCGTTTCATCGAAAAGGCCGTGCGCGATGCCGAAGCGGGCGCAATCGGCTGTATCGTCACCGCACCGATCAACAAGGAGGCGCTTAACCTTGCCGGTCACCATTATGACGGCCACACCGGCATGCTGCGCAGCCTCACCGGCTCTTCGGCCGCCTATATGCTGCTTGCCTCCGAACGGCTGAAGGTCATCCACGTATCGACCCATGTCTCCCTGCAAGACGCCATTCGCCGGGCGACGACGGAGCGGGTGCTGGCGACCATCCGCGCCGGCAATGCCCACCTGAAGCGCATCGGTTACGAGCGGCCGCGCATCGCGGTTGCCGGCATCAATCCGCATTGCGGTGAAAACGGTCTGTTCGGCACCGAAGATGACGATCAGATCGCCCCGGCGGTCGCCGCCGCACGCGCCGAAGGCATCGAGGTGCAGGGGCCGATTTCCGCCGATACCGTGTTTCACCGGGCCTATTCCGGCGCTTTCGATCTCGTCGTGGCGCAATATCACGATCAGGGCCATATCCCGATCAAGCTCGTGGCCTTCGATACCGCCGTCAACGTTTCGGTCGATCTGCCGATAGATCGCACCTCCGTCGATCACGGCACGGCCTTCGACATTGCCGGCAAGGGCATCGCCAATCACGGCAACATGAATGAGGCCATCGCCTATGCCCGCAAGCTCGTGGCGGGCAAGAGCGCGAAAGGATAA
- a CDS encoding iron-containing alcohol dehydrogenase, whose protein sequence is MSIAPILLHQPRRLAVGAGTIAQVGAFAGKTASTLVIATPLTAKFVDRLQLQGPFTVFDAIPGEPDTATLNAALTAARAAKPDLVIGLGGGSVMDVAKLVSALWNSSQTLEQVAGPNRVTGCDTRLVQIATTAGTGSEAGIRSLITDPVKGNKIAVESPYLIADFAVLDPELTYSVPSAVTAATGVDAMAHCVEAFTNRKAHPMIDGFARMGFALVGKYLARAVRDGADTEAREGMMLASYYGGICLGPVNTAAGHAIAYPLGTLLNLPHGLANAIVFPHVLAFNQPAVSAKTAEVADALGLRKHLSPDDLRKAATDFCAGLGIEMSLARHGATETDLPRYAEDAHAIRRLMDNNPVDMSLEDVLGIYRRAF, encoded by the coding sequence ATGTCCATAGCTCCCATTCTCCTCCATCAGCCACGCAGGCTCGCCGTTGGCGCAGGCACCATCGCGCAGGTCGGCGCCTTCGCCGGCAAAACCGCATCGACCCTGGTGATCGCCACGCCACTGACGGCGAAATTCGTCGACCGTCTGCAATTGCAGGGCCCATTCACCGTCTTCGATGCCATTCCCGGCGAGCCGGACACGGCGACACTCAATGCAGCATTGACGGCAGCACGCGCCGCCAAACCCGATCTCGTCATCGGCCTCGGCGGCGGTTCCGTGATGGATGTGGCAAAGCTGGTCTCCGCATTGTGGAATTCCAGCCAGACGCTCGAACAGGTGGCCGGACCGAACAGGGTCACAGGGTGCGATACACGGTTGGTGCAAATCGCCACCACTGCGGGCACCGGCTCGGAGGCCGGCATCCGCTCGCTGATCACCGATCCCGTCAAGGGCAACAAGATCGCGGTCGAAAGCCCTTACCTCATCGCGGATTTCGCGGTTCTCGATCCGGAGCTGACCTATTCCGTGCCATCAGCCGTGACGGCAGCGACGGGCGTGGATGCCATGGCCCATTGTGTCGAAGCCTTCACCAACCGCAAGGCTCACCCGATGATCGACGGGTTTGCCCGCATGGGCTTCGCGCTGGTCGGCAAATATCTGGCGCGCGCCGTTCGCGATGGCGCGGATACTGAAGCCCGTGAGGGAATGATGCTTGCCTCCTATTATGGCGGCATCTGCCTCGGCCCGGTCAATACGGCGGCCGGCCACGCCATCGCCTATCCGCTCGGCACGCTTCTCAACCTGCCACACGGACTGGCGAATGCCATCGTTTTTCCGCATGTTCTGGCCTTCAACCAGCCTGCGGTTTCAGCAAAAACAGCGGAAGTGGCAGATGCGCTGGGGCTTCGCAAGCATCTTTCGCCTGATGATCTGCGCAAGGCGGCAACGGATTTCTGCGCCGGGCTCGGCATCGAAATGTCGCTGGCAAGGCATGGAGCGACAGAGACCGATCTTCCCCGTTATGCCGAGGACGCACACGCCATCCGCCGGCTGATGGACAATAATCCGGTCGATATGAGCCTTGAAGATGTACTCGGCATTTACCGCCGCGCCTTTTGA
- a CDS encoding FadR/GntR family transcriptional regulator — MGLMKETARKALPDIIFERMHRAIKSGAYKPDERLPTEHELAMEFEVSRPVVREALRRLREQGFIYSRRGSGSYVRAFGLREPLGFGQLENVADLLNCYEFRLTLEPAAAAAAALRHDGERLAAIKKALELMRDATNRQSHREDADYQFHLAIARAARNSYFSTAMEALKDHIAMGMKFHGMSVKREASGLTRVFAEHEAIAKAIADGDAEAARQLMLQHLTGSRDRLFESSHSD; from the coding sequence ATGGGGTTGATGAAAGAAACGGCGCGCAAGGCACTTCCGGACATTATTTTCGAGAGAATGCACAGGGCGATCAAATCCGGTGCTTACAAGCCGGACGAACGGCTGCCGACAGAACACGAACTCGCGATGGAATTCGAGGTCTCAAGGCCGGTGGTGCGTGAGGCGCTGCGGCGGCTGCGCGAGCAGGGATTTATCTATTCCCGAAGAGGGTCCGGCAGCTATGTGCGGGCTTTCGGCCTGCGCGAGCCGCTCGGCTTCGGCCAGCTGGAAAATGTCGCCGACCTTCTGAATTGTTACGAATTCCGGCTGACGCTGGAGCCGGCCGCGGCCGCTGCGGCGGCATTACGGCATGATGGCGAGAGGCTTGCGGCGATCAAAAAGGCGCTCGAATTGATGCGGGACGCCACCAATCGCCAGTCCCACCGCGAGGATGCCGACTACCAGTTCCACCTCGCCATCGCGCGGGCGGCCAGGAACAGTTATTTCTCCACCGCGATGGAGGCTCTGAAAGATCATATCGCGATGGGAATGAAGTTCCACGGCATGTCGGTAAAGCGCGAGGCCTCCGGCCTGACGCGCGTTTTTGCCGAGCATGAGGCCATTGCGAAGGCTATCGCCGATGGAGATGCCGAGGCGGCGCGTCAGTTGATGCTCCAGCATCTAACGGGATCGCGCGACCGTCTGTTCGAGTCTTCGCATTCGGATTGA
- a CDS encoding four-carbon acid sugar kinase family protein: protein MLLIFADDLTGALDAAAPFAGRGLATEVAIGLDGVPAALADAPAVLGVNLGCRDGDADEAGHRTRSLLALVPADTILFKKVDSRLKGHIAVEMDAMSYRHALVAPAIPDFGRIVVGGSVSGFGIDVVIPVHEKLGGHAGRCTIPDTRSQGDMREALTAAQAEGVDLLVGARGLAEALAEAMTGRTVPETAIIPTGKGLFVVGSRDPITVEQMEALERAGLASIIDAPNGAVPSHAYDGSGLTLVRAAQGAEDLSPLIVSDRLAEGVVPRFTAGASRLLLSGGATAEAVLRAMGISRLRLAGECLPGLGVGWCGDQCIIAKSGGFGQADTLKHIAKMMLGVNDAGES from the coding sequence GTGCTGCTGATTTTCGCCGATGATTTGACAGGCGCTCTCGACGCCGCCGCACCCTTTGCCGGGCGCGGGCTGGCGACTGAGGTTGCGATCGGGCTTGACGGTGTACCCGCAGCACTGGCGGATGCGCCTGCTGTTCTCGGCGTCAATCTGGGTTGTCGTGACGGTGATGCGGATGAAGCCGGGCACCGCACGCGGTCACTATTGGCGCTGGTTCCAGCGGATACCATCTTGTTCAAGAAGGTCGATTCCCGGCTGAAGGGGCATATTGCGGTTGAAATGGATGCGATGTCCTATCGGCACGCGCTTGTCGCGCCCGCCATCCCTGATTTTGGACGTATCGTTGTTGGCGGGTCTGTATCCGGCTTTGGCATTGATGTCGTCATTCCCGTTCATGAGAAGCTCGGCGGACATGCTGGTCGCTGCACGATACCCGACACGCGATCGCAGGGCGACATGCGGGAAGCTCTCACCGCCGCACAGGCTGAAGGCGTCGATCTTCTGGTCGGCGCGCGCGGGCTTGCCGAGGCGCTGGCCGAGGCAATGACGGGGCGGACTGTTCCCGAGACGGCGATCATTCCGACCGGCAAGGGACTTTTCGTCGTTGGTTCGCGTGATCCGATTACGGTAGAGCAAATGGAAGCGCTTGAGCGTGCCGGGCTTGCGTCGATTATCGATGCGCCCAATGGTGCCGTGCCTTCCCATGCATATGATGGTTCCGGCCTGACACTTGTTCGTGCAGCGCAAGGGGCAGAAGATCTTTCACCGCTTATCGTTTCCGATCGGCTGGCGGAGGGCGTTGTGCCGCGCTTCACGGCAGGTGCCAGCAGGCTGCTTCTGTCGGGTGGGGCGACGGCCGAAGCTGTGCTGCGCGCCATGGGCATTTCTCGTCTGCGTCTTGCCGGCGAATGTCTGCCGGGCCTGGGCGTCGGCTGGTGTGGCGACCAATGCATCATTGCGAAGTCCGGCGGTTTTGGGCAAGCTGACACGTTGAAACACATTGCGAAAATGATGCTTGGCGTAAACGACGCTGGAGAGAGCTGA